In one Solanum lycopersicum chromosome 11, SLM_r2.1 genomic region, the following are encoded:
- the LOC138339656 gene encoding putative B3 domain-containing protein At5g35780, whose translation MAYTLLSLDDFSGMKITSDMTSMDYLLAVAEVSYLKSMYGEEDNLIAEQDEEFVMKKEERITQNIRYIVSSYPHVLDQEKPLLDFDVPRGKRSRPNARPREVKAPENNSEEENRLVQVDNVAGWCARLVRPTGVILKKAANNRENRGIRINCRGESSSNSAPLPVNGKRSREEANDNFRPVARVSAVPPPVVIINTELSIEFKNLITLYGGSLESAKLVIEKTLFETDVKPAEGRFSIPQKQILNQFLTPEEEQLLNERDGANKMREIMNVMLIEPSHKIGEINLRKWTMNKNNGKASCSYVLVKHWNDVVTRNRLSHGMKMQLWAFRKGETLCFALVNVSCY comes from the coding sequence ATGGCTTACACATTGTTAAGTTTAGACGATTTTTCGGGCATGAAAATCACGTCCGACATGACTAGTATGGATTATTTACTTGCTGTTGCTGAAGTCTCTTACTTAAAATCCATGTATGGTGAAGAAGACAACTTAATCGCGGAGCAAGATGAAGAATTTGttatgaagaaagaagaaaggatCACTCAGAATATTCGATATATCGTGTCATCATACCCACATGTTCTTGATCAAGAAAAACCACTTCTTGATTTTGACGTCCCAAGGGGAAAACGATCAAGGCCAAACGCGCGTCCAAGAGAAGTTAAAGCTCCGGAGAATAATtctgaagaagaaaatagaCTTGTACAAGTTGATAATGTAGCAGGTTGGTGTGCTAGACTTGTAAGACCAACTGGTGTCATACTCAAAAAGGCGGCTAATAATAGGGAAAACAGAGGAATCAGAATCAATTGCAGAGGAGAAAGTAGTAGTAATTCTGCACCATTGCCCGTTAATGGAAAAAGATCACGAGAAGAAGCAAACGATAATTTTAGACCTGTTGCTAGAGTTTCTGCCGTGCCCCCTCCTGTTGTTATCATCAACACAGAATTGAGTATCGAATTCAAGAATCTGATTACATTGTATGGGGGTTCACTTGAATCAGCTAAATTGGTCATTGAAAAAACACTATTCGAGACGGATGTTAAACCAGCAGAGGGAAGATTTTCAATCCCACAAAAACAGATACTTAATCAGTTTCTAACGCCTGAAGAAGAACAACTTTTGAATGAGCGCGATGGGGCTAATAAAATGCGTGAGATTATGAATGTGATGTTGATTGAGCCTTCGCATAAAATAGGTGAAATAAATCTGAGAAAATGGACAATGAACAAAAACAATGGGAAAGCAAGTTGTAGTTATGTGTTGGTTAAACACTGGAATGATGTCGTAACAAGGAATCGTTTGAGCCATGGTATGAAGATGCAATTGTGGGCATTCCGAAAGGGTGAAACCTTGTGTTTTGCCCTCGTTAATGTTTCATGTTATTAG